In the Telopea speciosissima isolate NSW1024214 ecotype Mountain lineage chromosome 2, Tspe_v1, whole genome shotgun sequence genome, one interval contains:
- the LOC122649862 gene encoding auxin response factor 6-like, giving the protein MRLSSSGFNHQAQEGEKRCLNSELWHACAGPLVSLPAVGSRVVYFPQGHSEQVAASTNKEVDAHIPNYPNLPPQLICQLHNVTMHADVDTDEVYAQMTLQPLSPQEQKDTYLPAELGTPSKQPTNYFCKTLTASDTSTHGGFSVPRRAAEKVFPPLDFSLQPPAQELIARDLHDNEWKFRHIFRGQPKRHLLTTGWSVFVSAKRLVAGDSVLFIWNEKNQLLLGIRRANRPQTVMPSSVLSSDSMHIGLLAAAAHAAATNSRFTIFYNPRASPSEFVIPLVKYIKAVYHTRVSVGMRFRMLFETEESSVRRYMGTITGISDLDHVRWPNSHWRSVKVGWDESTAGERQPRVSLWEIEPLTTFPMYPSPFPLRLKRPWPPGLPSLHGIKDDDLGINFPLMWLRGDGGDRGNQSLNFQGLGVSPWMQPRLDASMLGLQPDMYQAMAAAALQEMRAGDPSKQTSPSLVQFQQPQNVSNRSALMRQMLQQPQSQHAFIQSVPDNQAQVQAHAQAQLQAQLIQQQMQHRHAFNDQQQQQQQPAQQQQQQQQQQQQHQHQHQQQQQQQQQQQQQQQQQQRQQQLSDGQHIPNVVCALSQLASSSQSQPTSLQTISSLCEQPHFLDSNGNPVTTSSVSPLHSLLGSFSQEETSHLLNFPRTNPLMPSVAWLPKRVAVEPLLPSGAAQCVLPQVEQICRPPQTNGSQNSVSLPPFPGRECAVDQESGTDPQSHLLFGVNIDSSSLLMQNGMSNLRGIGSESDSTTVPFAAANFMSATNTDFPLSSAMTTSSCLDDSSFLQSPENVGQVNPPTRTFVKVHKSGSFGRSLDITRFSSYHELRSELARMFGLEGQLEDPLRSGWQLVFVDRENDVLLLGDDPWQEFVNNVWCIKILSPQEVQLMGQQGRELLNSVPIQRLSSSSCDDYVSRQDSRNLSSGITSVGSIDY; this is encoded by the exons ATGAGGCTCTCCTCGTCCGGTTTCAATCATCAGGCACAGGAAG GGGAAAAGAGATGCCTGAATTCTGAGCTATGGCATGCATGCGCGGGCCCTCTTGTTTCTTTACCCGCTGTTGGGAGCCGCGTGGTCTACTTCCCTCAGGGTCACAGCGAGCAG GTTGCTGCATCTACCAACAAGGAGGTGGATGCCCATATACCCAATTACCCAAACTTACCGCCACAGTTGATCTGTCAGCTTCACAATGTAACCATGCAT GCAGATGTTGATACGGATGAGGTTTATGCACAGATGACCTTGCAGCCACTGAGTCCG CAAGAGCAAAAGGACACTTACCTGCCTGCAGAGTTGGGTACCCCCAGCAAACAGCCGACCAACTATTTCTGTAAGACATTGACTGCAAGTGACACTAGTACTCATGGAGGATTCTCAGTGCCTCGCCGAGCGGCAGAAAAGGTCTTTCCTCCATTG GATTTTTCTCTGCAGCCTCCAGCTCAAGAATTGATAGCAAGAGATCTACATGACAATGAATGGAAATTCAGGCATATATTTCGTG GACAGCCAAAGAGGCATCTTCTTACAACTGGATGGAGTGTGTTTGTAAGTGCAAAAAGACTTGTTGCTGGTGACTCCGTGCTTTTCATCTG GAATGAAAAGAACCAGCTGCTTTTGGGAATCCGCCGTGCTAATCGGCCACAAACTGTGATGCCTTCTTCAGTGCTTTCTAGTGACAGCATGCACATAGGGCTTCTTGCTGCGGCGGCTCATGCAGCTGCCACAAATAGTCGCTTCACTATATTTTACAACCCAAG GGCTAGCCCATCAGAATTTGTCATACCTCTGGTGAAGTACATTAAAGCAGTGTATCATACTCGAGTTTCTGTTGGCATGCGCTTCCGAATGCTGTTTGAGACTGAAGAGTCAAGTGTCCGTCG GTATATGGGCACGATTACTGGCATAAGTGATTTGGATCATGTTCGTTGGCCGAACTCACATTGGCGTTCAGTCAAG GTTGGATGGGATGAATCCACTGCAGGGGAGAGGCAGCCGAGGGTGTCCCTGTGGGAGATTGAACCATTAACAACATTTCCAATGTATCCATCTCCATTCCCACTCAGACTTAAGCGGCCATGGCCTCCAGGACTACCCTCCCTTCATG GTATCAAGGATGATGATTTGGGCATTAATTTTCCACTTATGTGGCTTCGAGGAGATGGTGGAGACAGGGGGAATCAATCCCTAAATTTTCAGGGGCTAGGGGTCTCACCTTGGATGCAGCCAAGGCTAGATGCTTCCATGCTTGGTCTGCAACCTGATATGTACCAAGCAATGGCTGCTGCAGCGCTTCAAGAAATGAGAGCTGGGGACCCTTCTAAACAGACATCTCCATCCCTTGTGCAGTTCCAGCAACCCCAGAATGTCTCAAACAGGTCTGCTCTGATGAGGCAGATGTTGCAACAGCCTCAATCTCAGCATGCCTTTATTCAGAGTGTTCCAGACAATCAGGCTCAAGTTCAGGCTCATGCTCAGGCTCAGTTACAGGCACAGCTTATTCAGCAACAGATGCAGCATCGTCATGCGTTTAATGAtcaacagcaacagcagcagcagcctgcacagcaacagcaacagcaacagcaacagcaacagcaacatcaacatcaacatcaacagcaacagcaacagcaacagcaacagcaacagcagcagcagcagcagcagcggcAGCAGCAATTGTCTGATGGACAACATATCCCTAATGTTGTCTGTGCACTGTCTCAGCTTGCGTCGTCATCTCAATCTCAACCTACATCTCTACagaccatctcttctttgtgtGAGCAGCCTCACTTTTTGGATTCCAATGGGAACCCTGTTACAACTTCTAGTGTTTCTCCCCTCCACAGTCTTTTGGGCTCATTTTCTCAAGAAGAAACATCTCACCTGCTTAATTTTCCAAGAACCAACCCTCTTATGCCGTCTGTTGCGTGGTTGCCCAAGCGAGTTGCAGTAGaacctcttctcccttctgGAGCAGCTCAATGTGTTCTTCCCCAGGTTGAACAGATTTGTCGACCACCGCAAACTAATGGTTCTCAAAATTCAGTCTCATTGCCACCTTTTCCTGGTAGAGAATGTGCAGTAGACCAAGAAAGCGGTACAGATCCCCAAAGCCATCTTCTGTTTGGAGTCAATATtgattcctcttctcttctaatGCAAAATGGGATGTCAAACCTTAGAGGTATTGGTAGTGAAAGTGATTCAACAACGGTGCCATTTGCTGCTGCTAATTTTATGAGTGCCACAAACACTGATTTTCCGCTTAGTTCGGCCATGACAACTTCCAGTTGCTTAGATGACTCGAGTTTTCTGCAGTCCCCGGAAAACGTGGGCCAAGTGAATCCTCCGACTAGAACCTTTGTTAAG GTTCACAAATCAGGGTCCTTCGGTAGGTCACTGGACATCACCAGGTTCAGCAGCTACCATGAGCTGCGAAGTGAGCTTGCTCGCATGTTCGGCCTTGAAGGCCAGTTGGAAGACCCTCTGAGATCAGGCTGGCAGCTTGTATTTGTCGATCGGGAGAATGATGTTCTTCTCCTCGGTGATGACCCTTGGCA GGAATTTGTGAACAATGTATGGTGTATAAAGATACTCTCGCCtcaggaagtgcagttgatgggCCAACAGGGTAGAGAGCTTCTGAACTCGGTTCCAATCCAGAGGCTTTCCAGTAGCAGTTGTGATGACTATGTCAGCCGGCAGGACTCTAGAAACCTGAGCAGTGGGATTACATCCGTGGGGTCTATTGATTACTGA
- the LOC122650264 gene encoding uncharacterized protein LOC122650264: protein MEYERIDKVQTGIISPSKLRLKLIGPHHQKIKDGTNNNSLRTSPARLDDAEFVKNSLLASNNGEFDDEGDSKVSNGPSLHTVAPNLNSSSVKALGESMSNSGQVDQNGSRPKETGDMARIKIQHLSRGVSGNLSTVHPVKSQEEDSPDYDSNASSSSFEFHKGERSLHNPMVRSFSRSIPSKWNDAEKWLVNKQPVHSNHSKRMMLHSQVNRQITTNLVKVVPEITSSDQKASIIPMVDTKRIDFHHSTSQAGLEKFCFAGSGTNSIPGPENAAIDLCPLGKDDKEMSRKELSDAGQFTAITAVFPNIRSVAMRDMGTEMTPATSQEPSRTATPVGATTPLRSPTSSIPSTPGRGAPASTPMDFTTDDDAERPKVSYKKELSEQELKIKTRKEIVALGVQLGKMNIAAWASKNETEKNATSIEQIDTEERIRIENENRAAAWEEAEKSKHTARYKREEIKIQAWESQQKAKIEAEIRRVEAQAEHMRAHAQEKMMTKIAITRQRSEEKRAAAEAKKNRQAARTAAQAEYIRQTGRIPPSHFICCSWAS, encoded by the exons ATGGAGTATGAGAGGATTGACAAGGTTCAG ACGGGCATAATTTCTCCCAGTAAGTTGAGGCTGAAACTTATAGGACCTCACCATCAAAAGATAAAGGATGGAACAAATAATAATTCGTTAAGAACATCTCCAGCCAGGCTTGATGACGCAGAGTTTGTGAAGAACAGTCTATTAGCTTCCAATAATGGAGAATTTGATGATGAGG GTGATTCAAAAGTTTCTAATGGTCCTTCCCTTCATACTGTGGCTCCCAACCTCAATTCGTCCTCTGTAAAAGCACTTGGAGAGAGCATGTCAAATTCTGGCCAAGTTGATCAGAATGGTTCCAGGCCAAAGGAAACTGGGGATATGGCTCGAATCAAAATTCAACATTTATCAAGGGGAGTTAGTGGGAACTTGAGCACAGTTCACCCTGTgaaatctcaagaagaagatagtCCTGATTATGACAGTAATGCTAGTTCATCTAGCTTTGAGTTTCATAAAGGCGAGAGGTCCCTACACAATCCCATGGTGAGATCGTTCTCTCGATCCATACCTTCTAAGTGGAATGATGCAGAGAAATGGTTGGTAAATAAGCAACCTGTACACTCTAATCATTCtaagaggatgatgttgcataGTCAAGTAAACCGGCAAATAACAACAAACTTAGTGAAGGTTGTCCCTGAAATCACCAGTTCTGATCAAAAGGCGTCAATTATTCCTATGGTCGATACGAAACGGATTGATTTCCATCACTCTACCTCACAAGCAGGTTTGGAGAAATTTTGTTTTGCTGGTTCTGGGACTAATTCTATTCCCGGTCCAGAAAATGCAGCAATTGATCTTTGTCCCCTTGGTAAAGATGATAAGGAAATGAGTCGAAAGGAATTATCTGATGCAGGACAGTTCACTGCAATTACTGCAG TTTTTCCTAACATAAGGTCAGTGGCAATGAGAGATATGGGAACAGAAATGACACCAGCTACAAGTCAAGAGCCTTCAAGGACTGCAACTCCTGTAGGGGCAACCACCCCTCTCCGTAGTCCGACTTCCTCAATTCCATCAACCCCTGGAAGAGGAGCCCCAGCATCCACGCCAATGGACTTCACCACCGATGATGATGCAGAACGTCCAAAAGTAAGTTACAAGAAAGAGCTATCCGAGCAAGAATTGAAGATTAAGACAAGAAAAGAGATTGTTGCCCTTGGTGTTCAATTGGGAAAGATGAACATTGCTGCTTGGGCAAGTAAAAATGAGAcagaaaagaatgctacttcAATTGAACAGATTGATACAGAGGAACGGATTAGAATCGAGAATGAAAACCGTGCAGCGGCATGGGAAGAAGCCGAAAAATCTAAACACACAGCCAG ATATAAGCGTGAAGAGATCAAAATTCAAGCATGGGAGAGTCAACAGAAAGCAAAAATAGAAGCAGAGATTAGGAGAGTAGAG GCCCAAGCTGAACACATGAGAGCCCATGCTCAAGAGAAGATGATGACGAAGATTGCAATCACAAGGCAGCGATCAGAAGAAAAAAGGGCTGCTGCCGAAGCCAAAAAGAACAGGCAAGCAGCAAGAACTGCTGCACAAGCAGAGTATATCCGCCAAACAGGCCGAATTCCACCATCCCATTTCATTTGTTGTAGTTGGGcatcttaa